From Pempheris klunzingeri isolate RE-2024b chromosome 18, fPemKlu1.hap1, whole genome shotgun sequence, a single genomic window includes:
- the LOC139217675 gene encoding mitochondrial basic amino acids transporter-like: MDFVAGCIGGAAGVLVGHPFDTVKVRLQVQSVDKPLYRGTYHCFQSIIRQESLLGLYKGIGSPMMGLTFINAIVFGVQGNTMRLLGQDTPLNQFLAGAAAGAIQCVICCPMELAKTRMQMQGTGEKKSSRKLYKNSLDCLARIYNREGLWGVNRGMATTLIRETPGFGVYFLAYDVLTRSLGCEPDDRYMIPKLLFAGGMAGIASWLSTYPVDVIKSRLQADGVGGVNQYSSIADCVRQSVRREGYMVFTRGLTSTLLRAFPVNAATFATVTLILLYARGVEEAPKDCEPPQPSHHAQIQQQAQPSSL; encoded by the exons ATGGACTTCGTTGCTGGATGCATCGGAG GGGCTGCTGGAGTCTTGGTTGGACACCCATTTGACACAGTTAAG GTTAGACTGCAGGTCCAGAGTGTCGATAAGCCTCTGTACCGTGGGACCTATCACTGTTTCCAGTCCATCATACGCCAGGAGTCG CTATTGGGCTTGTATAAAGGCATTGGATCTCCCATGATGGGCCTTACATTCATCAATGCTATAGTATTTGGTGTTCAGGGGAACACTATGCGgctgctgggacaggacactCCCTTGAACCAGTTCCTTGctggtgcagcagcaggtgcCATCCAGTGTGTCATCTGCTGTCCCATGGAGCTGGCTAAAACCCGCATGCAAATGCAAGGTACCGGGGAGAAAAAGTCCTCTAGGAAGCTGTACAAGAACTCTCTGGACTGCTTGGCACGCATCTACAATCGGGAGGGTCTGTGGGGCGTAAACAGAGGCATGGCGACCACGCTTATCCGGGAGACACCTGGCTTTGGAGTGTATTTCCTGGCCTACGACGTGTTGACGCGCAGCCTCGGTTGTGAGCCAGATGACCGCTACATGATCCCCAAACTGCTGTTTGCTGGGGGCATGGCTGGCATCGCCTCCTGGCTTTCCACCTATCCGGTGGATGTGATCAAATCGCGGCTGCAGGCAGATGGGGTGGGCGGAGTGAACCAGTACAGCAGCATCGCTGACTGTGTGCGGCAGAGTGTCAGGAGAGAGGGCTACATGGTGTTCACACGAGGCCTCACCTCCACGCTGCTACGAGCCTTCCCTGTGAATGCAGCTACCTTTGCTACCGTCACCCTCATCCTCTTGTACGCTCGGGGGGTGGAGGAAGCACCCAAAGACTGTGAGCCGCCTCAGCCAAGCCACCACGCACAGATACAGCAGCAGGCCCAACCTTCCAGCCTGTGA